The Apium graveolens cultivar Ventura chromosome 11, ASM990537v1, whole genome shotgun sequence genome has a window encoding:
- the LOC141695209 gene encoding N-(5'-phosphoribosyl)anthranilate isomerase 1, chloroplastic-like isoform X1 gives MQLFSGLNMGNQFQVMSTNLYTRQSFGVPETRALEAHSSRMKVLREIERTDVLHCSTKLFATLGEQEDSRPFVKMCGIMSARDAVLAAEAGADYIGMILWPNSKRSISVNVARDISKAARDNGANPVGVFVDDDADTILRVSDAAELEFVQLHGDVSRAAFPLLVKEIRIVYVLHADEDGNLLNQICDEQCSLVDWILVDSAKGGSGKGFNWSQFKLPSIKSKYGWLLAGGIHPENVCKALITLKPDGVDVSSGICASDGLRKDKSRISSFIDAVNSVSYKSLGN, from the exons ATGCAACTTTTCTCAG GTTTGAATATGGGGAACCAGTTTCAAGTCATGTCAACAAATTTATACACAAGACAAAGCTTTG GTGTGCCGGAGACACGAGCACTGGAAGCACATTCATCAAGGATGAAGGTGTTAAGGGAGATAGAAAGAACAGACGTGCTCCATTGTTCAACAAAACTATTTGCCACTCTTGGGGAACAAGAAGATAGTAGACCTTTTGTAAAAATGTGCGGGATTATGTCTGCTAGAGATGCTGTTTTGGCAGCAGAAGCAGGTGCCGATTATATTGGAATGATTTTGTGGCCTAATTCCAAACGTTCAATTTCAGTTAATGTTGCAAGGGATATTTCAAAAGCTGCAAGAGATAATGGGGCAAATCCTGTTGGTGTCTTTGTTGATGATGATGCTGACACAATATTAAGGGTTTCAGATGCAGCAGAACTTGAGTTTGTGCAG CTTCATGGAGATGTTTCAAGGGCTGCATTCCCATTGTTAGTCAAGGAAATTCGGATAGTCTATGTCCTACATGCTGATGAAGACGGGAACCTTTTAAACCAAATATGTGATGAACAATGTTCTTTAGTTGATTGGATACTTGTGGATAGTGCAAAAGGTGGCAG TGGTAAAGGGTTCAATTGGTCTCAATTTAAGCTACCTTCAATAAAGAGTAAATATGGATGGCTCTTGGCTGGAGGTATTCACCCAGAGAATGTATGTAAAGCTCTTATCACTCTAAAGCCGGATGGAGTCGATGTGAGCAGTGGCATTTGTGCTTCAGATGGCTTACGGAAAGACAAGTCAAGAATATCTTCCTTCATCGATGCAGTGAATTCTGTGAGTTATAAGAGTTTGGGGAACTAA
- the LOC141695209 gene encoding N-(5'-phosphoribosyl)anthranilate isomerase 1, chloroplastic-like isoform X2 has protein sequence MQLFSGVPETRALEAHSSRMKVLREIERTDVLHCSTKLFATLGEQEDSRPFVKMCGIMSARDAVLAAEAGADYIGMILWPNSKRSISVNVARDISKAARDNGANPVGVFVDDDADTILRVSDAAELEFVQLHGDVSRAAFPLLVKEIRIVYVLHADEDGNLLNQICDEQCSLVDWILVDSAKGGSGKGFNWSQFKLPSIKSKYGWLLAGGIHPENVCKALITLKPDGVDVSSGICASDGLRKDKSRISSFIDAVNSVSYKSLGN, from the exons ATGCAACTTTTCTCAG GTGTGCCGGAGACACGAGCACTGGAAGCACATTCATCAAGGATGAAGGTGTTAAGGGAGATAGAAAGAACAGACGTGCTCCATTGTTCAACAAAACTATTTGCCACTCTTGGGGAACAAGAAGATAGTAGACCTTTTGTAAAAATGTGCGGGATTATGTCTGCTAGAGATGCTGTTTTGGCAGCAGAAGCAGGTGCCGATTATATTGGAATGATTTTGTGGCCTAATTCCAAACGTTCAATTTCAGTTAATGTTGCAAGGGATATTTCAAAAGCTGCAAGAGATAATGGGGCAAATCCTGTTGGTGTCTTTGTTGATGATGATGCTGACACAATATTAAGGGTTTCAGATGCAGCAGAACTTGAGTTTGTGCAG CTTCATGGAGATGTTTCAAGGGCTGCATTCCCATTGTTAGTCAAGGAAATTCGGATAGTCTATGTCCTACATGCTGATGAAGACGGGAACCTTTTAAACCAAATATGTGATGAACAATGTTCTTTAGTTGATTGGATACTTGTGGATAGTGCAAAAGGTGGCAG TGGTAAAGGGTTCAATTGGTCTCAATTTAAGCTACCTTCAATAAAGAGTAAATATGGATGGCTCTTGGCTGGAGGTATTCACCCAGAGAATGTATGTAAAGCTCTTATCACTCTAAAGCCGGATGGAGTCGATGTGAGCAGTGGCATTTGTGCTTCAGATGGCTTACGGAAAGACAAGTCAAGAATATCTTCCTTCATCGATGCAGTGAATTCTGTGAGTTATAAGAGTTTGGGGAACTAA
- the LOC141695426 gene encoding protein FAR1-RELATED SEQUENCE 5-like — protein MADKLFARMFRHKRQNEKKEAIDYDDLVDVEDESDGNEVENDSDNVEREDEDDNVEDANLYENVDGGSSILNQIFQSVDEADHFFRAYALRNGFAIKIQASHRNKDNEIYGRLYVCRLYGKSVVAESSQNKWRREVLPKSECKVRMYVNYQKKKRHWEVTSLELVHNHGLVSLSKMNLVQRERHVNTATRSLIKTLYGSGVRNCQVMNVIGNIHGGNDKVGFNVQHVRNVLREERKKRFEISDAQAGLDLLHRLNEESGSKYFIRTEVDEENRLKCLVWIDPRCIMAYQNFGDVMAFDTTYRTNRYAMSFVPFTGVNHHYQSVIFGFALMRDEHASTFEWILRTWLEGMGNNPPLTIITDQDQTMASAIAVVLPNTTHLLCSWHISQNSRRN, from the exons ATGGCGGATAAATTATTTGCTCGTATGTTTCGTCATAAACGTCAAAATGAAAAAAAAGAGGCTATTGATT atgaCGATTTGGTTGATGTTGAAGATGAAAGTGATGGAAATGAGGTTGAAAATGATAGTGATAATGTTGAGCGTGAGgatgaagatgataatgtagAGGATGCAAATTTGTATGAAAATGTTGATGGGGGGAGTTCCATATTGAATCAAATTTTTCAAAGTGTGGATGAGGCCGATCATTTTTTTAGGGCTTATGCTTTACGAAATGGATTTGCTATTAAAATTCAAGCTAGCCATCGTAATAAAGACAACGAGATATATGGTCGTTTATATGTTTGTAGGCTTTATGGAAAAAGTGTCGTCGCCGAGAGTAGTCAAAATAAATGGCGTAGAGAGGTTCTTCCTAAAAGCGAGTGCAAGGTGAGGATGTAtgtcaattatcaaaagaaaaaacgTCACTGGGAGGTAACTAGCCTTGAATTGGTACACAACCACGGTCTTGTTTCCCTTAGTAAGATGAATTTGGTACAACGAGAAAGACATGTCAACACCGCGACCCGTAGTTTGATTAAAACGCTTTATGGTTCGGGGGTTCGTAATTGTCAAGTGATGAATGTGATTGGTAACATTCATGGAGGTAATGACAAAGTTGGTTTCAATGTTCAACATGTTAGGAATGTGTTAAGAGAAGAGAGGAAAAAAAGGTTTGAGATTAGTGACGCCCAAGCGGGGTTGGACTTGTTGCATAGGTTGAATGAAGAAAGTggttctaaatattttattaggaCCGAAGTCGATGAAGAGAATCGCTTGAAGTGTCTAGTATGGATTGATCCGAGATGTATAATGGCTTACCAAAATTTTGGCGATGTTATGGCTTTTGATACCACTTATCGGACAAATAGGTATGCAATGTCATTTGTCCCATTTACCGGAGTCAATCATCATTATCAATCGGTAATTTTCGGGTTTGCATTGATGCGGGATGAACACGCGTCGACTTTTGAGTGGATTCTTCGTACTTGGCTTGAAGGTATGGGGAATAATCCTCCATTGACTATAATCACGGATCAAGATCAAACCATGGCAAGCGCTATTGCGGTTGTACTCCCGAATACTACTCATTTATTGTGTTCTTGGCACATTAGTCAAAATTCCCGGAGAAATTAG